TCAACTATTGTGAAAACTTTTAGAGGTAACAATTGATTGAATCATTTATCAAATACATAATATTTATGTATCTataatgcttaaatttttttacaattttttgtagGTGACTATCAATTATCATCAACTTTTGCAACAAAACTGTGTGTAAATTTAGACATTCCAGAAGTTGCAGAAATTAGAAACAAGTAACTACTATTACACCTTTTCTTTTAGAAAGTGTACCTACTTTGAAATACTTCTTAAATGATAGATAGCTTAAAATTGCATAAAACAGATGCTATAGAAGTTAAAAAAGAGACTACTTTGAAATACTTCTTAAATGATAGATAGCTTAAAATTGCATAAAACAGATGCTATAGAAGTTAAAAAAGAGACCAGCAAGTATCTTTAAGAAAAACATGTTTATTTCAGTTTATTTAGAATGCAATACTAGgtatcaacaattaaatatgtACAAACTGTTCTGTTATTGTTTTATTGAGTTATACCTAATTTTGGGTTAGATAATCCTATatgtaaattaataataaactaatgttAATGTTAATGCATAGATTGAACACCACAATAGACGTAAATGTTAAAGAAATACTCCCAAAGAGACTACTTAAAGTACAAGATGAAGAACTTGcgtcacaaaataaaaaaacagttGCTGAAATAAAGAACTTGGAATGGAACTCAGAGACAAAGGTAACAACTATAGTcttatattatgaatttataactatttatgtattttataataagaaataattttataaaccgACTAAACTTTGTATTATAGGACTTGATGGTAACATGCAATGCCAAAATCATTaatatcaacaaaaaatatgGATGGTATTATGTTGCATGTCTtatatgcaaaacaaaagtgaaACAAGTCAAAGGAGTTTTATGGTGTGAACGTTGTAAAAATGAACCAAAGTTTGCAGTCCCAaggtaatgaaaaaaaaaatgatttgtaaaCATAagcacaaaatatatataatactctACTAACAACTTTGTATCTAAAATAGCTATAGAATACAAGTCGAAGTACAAGATGAGACCGGATCAACCACATTCATATTGTTTGACAAAGGAGCTGAGAAAATTATATCGAAAACTGCAAAAGAACTTGCAGAGATGCAAGAAGAggtaattttatatataaatgtcaGCCCTATATCTTTATTATTTAGAAATTGAAGTTTTAATACTTTCTTACCAATGTtatatatgcacacacacaaaaacacataaattcacgcaccattttctattttttaaaaataaaataaaaaataattgcacaAGACATGATGCatgtatatatacaaattttgcTAACAGTATGATACTTTATTCATACAGATCTTGAAATTAGATGAGAATATTTTACCAAAAgagattcaaaaaatcattggCAACAAATATTTGTTCCAACTGCATCTTGATGAATATAACTTGAAGTATGGAACAGAAAATTACACAGTTTCGAAGATTTTGGATATGGAAATTTCACATAAGCAAAATGACTCATGTAAAGTTGAGGAACATCAGGTAATTGAAGCATACTTACTTCACCTTGGTTACTATATGATTCAAACATTAGTTTACACATAATTTACGATACATATTTAACTGATATGTAAGAATACAAATTATTGCAGAACATATTGGAGGAAATtgtaagaaaaccaaaaaaggaCAAGTACATAGCCggtcaaaaaatagaaataggagAAACATCTGTTGAACGACCTGAATTAACCGCTCCTACAACTACTGAAGATGGAAGAACTGGTCATAAAAGAATGCCCCTGCAAATGCTTCAAAAACGTCAAAAGGGTACTAGACAAAATGcatcgaagaaaaaaaaaattctgaactCTAATGTATATACTACCTTACTGAATGTACATATGTTTCTTTAGAACTACCTTACTGAATGTACGTATGTTTCTTTAGAAGACTAAACTGAATGTAAACAGAATGTACTGTTAAGTTACTATGACTGTATTAGtgttttttaagtattttcttttggttcaaACACAAGCTTCTGATATATGAGTGTATATTTATGTTAAAGCTCCTGCTATATATTGATCATAGATTAAGACAACTGcttctatatttttctattatgtcTTATCAAAACAAATTTCTAATTTATCTGAACACATTATGCTGAACTATGATTTTTATGAATCAATATTTTGTTCCAGAGTGCTTCTGTAGCTTCGAACATTTGCTTTCAAAATATATAGGATCATggacaaagtaaaaaaaaaataaaaaattgcatgatGCCATGAAACTCTATCCTTAGAATCCTTAAAACTTTTGTGAAAAAACCGTATTTTGTTGTGAGAGAAGTGCAACTCAAACTTCAAGATTGATTTAAGAACAAATTAGAAACATGTTAATTCAATGAAAACCTGAAAGAAGTTTCAACTTCAAATATAGTAGCTTTAATTTTAGAATCTCATGCGAGTGTATTACCTCCACAAGTAGCATTTACTTCAATTAAAATAGAatgttacaaaaaaatttttctctttgatttggTTATGAGCTAAGTAGATTTGGTTATCTACTGAAGATGGAAGCACCCGTCATAAAACAATACTGCTCCAAATGCTTcaatcatataatttttttttcctttgatttgtaTATGAACTAAGAAATTTCAGTTAGTCTTGAGTGTTTTCGTTgtattaattaaacaaacaaattgatAACTAACGTATCATACACActttacaacaattttttgcttttaaaaattattttattacacaAATTTCTCCGCaacttatgagatttcaaatgatcccgcgcattgcgcgggttaaatactagtatatataatagcagaagctgagagaaaatgGATTCCTATAATTAAGGCCGTGCTGACAAATAGGATAACTGCCTATCCAAAATTCAGACACGTTTTACTTTAAAAAGTGATACATTATATTGTTTTAAAAGCTACAACACCGTTTGACTGTTTTTttggtatattaaaaaaaaaaccaaaataaaataaaaaacacgttgcaattaaaaaaaacctagccaTCTTTTGTCATCAGACTTCGCTagacattttctctctctaaaagaaaacACCTATCGATATTGCGGCATAGAGGAAGGGAAAAACTTGCGATCCAGTGAAGATTCGTACGGCCGACCATTGCCATCCCATGCCAGACTTAGACAATCAAGCCATATTGTGATGTAGagaagtagaagaaaaaaaaattagaaactgcgATCCAGCGGAGAATCGTGCGATTAAAggtttctcttctttcttttttccatttccttttggattttctttcttCGTATGTTTGTTGGTTTGAAACACGCTATTCTGATCTATGTGTATATGGATTTGCACCGGAAAGGTGGAACTGTGGGTGAATCTGAACTTTCGATCAGGCactttctccttccctctctGTATCGCTAGGTTTTTTTAGTTGCAagccttttgtttattttgcttaaaccatttttaataaaaaaaattaatatatatttatacatttgggcagtggggttttttttttgagagatccATTTGGGCATTATTTATGATTCAGGTGTTTTGGTTAGATTGgttatgatttaggttttttggttaggagatgttttgtttaatttatgtaAATAGACGGGTTAGAATTGGTTTAATCTCTTACTCTATTGTCTTCTTCAGGTTTGctgtcaatttagggatttgAGATACGGAGATAGAGTTCGACGCAACTCTGTGACTAACATAATCGGAACTAACAACAGACCGACAAAAGGTACGtatcaattttttgtgtttggatatGAACTTAAATTCGGATGTTCATTCTCTTTCTTTAGATGTTTTTTTGTGAATATTAATTCTTACGGCATGATCTGTATTCAGAAATGCATAATAGTGAAAGCTTTTCAAACTTGACAGAACCAAATCACAAATGCATCCTATATAGATCCTTGTCACTTTTTTAATCTCTGTGCTTTTGAACATTCGTTTGTTTAATTATTGACTTTTCAAGCTCTTTGAATTGCTGCCTCTCCTCTCTTTTTACTGTTTTCTCTACCAGAAAATGAAAAACCCATTCCTTCtttgatatttaaatttcaaatacaaTTATAAATCATTTTGTTCATTTACTCTATTCTTGTTTCAATTGGCTTTGATTTGCATGTCTTAGGCAGCTTTTGTCTTTACAAATTGATTTCTTTAGCCAATTCTCTCTTCTACTTAATTTACATCTTTACTGCTGCTTTTTGTTATTcgaatttgaattaaaatctgAATGTTTATTCTGTCTCTTTCAATGTTTTGGCCTCAGattataattttagtttttcctactttattaatattataatcttttccaaattggaattattatattctttgattATTTACTACCttctttgaaattgaaaattataggTAATACTAAACAAAGTTGCACAATGTCATCAGAGACAATCTAAGTCATTATTTGTTCTGCATTCATAGGGATAGGTagttggtaaaagaaaaaaCGGCCAAATAAAACCTCTCCCTCCTTCCAATTGTTAATTTGACACCTATTCTGTTTCGCTTCTTTTCTGCAGCACCTATATCCAAGGTCAGAATTTTGTTACTTGATGTGTTTTACACTTTATTTTGATGCTTTCTTTTTGATTTATtgtaatcctttttttttgggagtggCATCATGGGGTTTAGTCCTTGAATATGTGTAGGAAAAAATATGTTCGTCATTCAATAATGGTTGatttcttagcattttttttttcaatgtttgtaGGTTTTGCTGATTGGGCTGCTCTGAATAAGTATATGATTCATAAAGTATTTCATGTTCACATAATTTTTCATATGTGCATGCATCCAGCCTTTGGTGTTAGTTTTcgagtttttatttaaaattttgctttGCAACtcaatgaaaagataaaaagaaggtaGTGGGCTGATTTTATATTGATGAGTAAATACTGAAGATGGAAGACCTGGTCATAAAAGAATGCCGCTCCAAATGCTTCAAAAACATCAAAAGGGTACTAAGCAAAAtgcatcaaagaaaaaaaaaatctgaactCTAATGTATATACTACCTTACTCTAGGAGTCTTTATGTATTACattatattgttaattttttttttttttttagtttctttagaAGAGTAAACAGAATGTACTGTTAAGTTACTATGACTGCCATATTTCCATTACGAATTATCATATTAAATCTCcaatatacatatatttcagttttaaactgtttaaaatttgaaaattttgtaattttaacaAACTTTCTTATCCTGTTATTTCgataaaattcagatttgtaaCATTCACCAGGTGTTCTCAACAAACATTGCTGGATAAAACTGATAGGTTAGGATAGCCTTACTATCATTCTTATCCTTTTGACTCCTACTCTTTTCAATTCCATattaatatgataaaatttattcaattcgtCGTTGAAGTTGGCTCCATTTTTGCCTCCAATGgtgaaagaaaaatcaaaatagatACTTATCAAAGAACATTGAACCATATTTAAAAGCTGATAGGTGTTAGTGATCACAATGAAAAGAtggagaattttctttttcatattaatatGTATTAGTGCTTTTtaagtattttcttttggttcaaACACAAGCTTCTGATATGTGAGTGTATATTTATGTTAAAGCTCCTGCTATATATTGATCATAGATTAAGAAAGGTGAATGAAGAAAAGCACCAGCTATATTGACCTATGCTGTAGATAGATACTTTAATAAAGAAAGGAGGAGGGTAATGATTGTTGTTTATCGatttttgctgaaaagtttACTGAGTATAAAAGTAATTGCATTTTCTTCAATGATCAAAATGAAACTCATGTTTTCAACTTGAAAGTTAGTAGCTTTAGAGATTTACAGAATATCCATCCAGCTTGGCTTTTCTCAAATTTGCTTTAGGCATATGTAAGGTAGTacacttccaaagtttcttattgagttaaaataaaggaaaacattATGAAAGTGTATGTAAATGATGCTGACAAAATGTGAATAGGTACAGTTTTGCTGCTGACAAAATGCATCCATCCGGGTCTTCAACACCAGTTGATGGTGCCCAATTTGTTTCACCTGCGTTGATTTAATTAAAATCTACCATTTTAGATTACCTCCACAAGCAGCATTTACTTCAATTGAAATTGAATGttacagattttttttccccctttgaAAAGGcatgtttgttttatttcaatgtaATTTGTCAGGCTCCTAAGTAAATGCCACCAAAGTTCAAAATGTGAAGTTGTATTTCTATTgtacaattttattatattttcactTTGACACTTGATTTGCTGTCATTTTTAGCAAcatgattaaaataaataaaatgagaagTATGATGTGTTGAGATTTGAATACAAAGTAGATTTACCTGCTAAGCTgaccattattttaaattatgtgTGTATGACTATCTACATAAGCTCATTAGATTATTGCATATGTAAAAAATGCTGTGTAGAGTCATTTTTGGTGCGTAGGCACAGTTTTGCTGTtagcaaaattgaaattgaatgttacaatttttcattttttaatttttttttctcctgggTTGTGATGACTGAGAGTCTTTAGAATGTATAGTGATAATAATTTCTCTTCTACTTATGAGATTTCAAATGATCCCGCGCATTACGCGGGTTAAACACTagtatatatctaaaagctgaagcgtagcatttattgtggCTATGCTTCAGTTGAGCCACATTAGCATCCACGTCATTatcttatttcttttcaatttctctataatttgtttttaaatattactcttttttttttttttaatatttacaatttCTCTAACCTTTCTCCCTcacttaccttttcatctctcaattattctttacttttgttaggacatatgtgaatcatgttaggacatatgtgaatcatgttaggaacatatgtcaatatagaattgactaatcctttgacaaaacgcattttacttgtaattagatagatttaggatgtgtttaatgtttcaaggaacaaggtttcaagttcaaggaACTAGATTTAGAATGtgttaaagctcaacagctagtatttatcgaggtttaaaaggctatTTAAGCCCAATGCTTGAAAACTTCTCAATAGATAGgatatctgtcgaggtttataaaaattagttttttggatctgatttcactccaatccatgaatagatgtttgggctttcttttctcataaccctaaacatatataaggattgttttaagggccgtcacagtTGATGCacctcaatgcaaaagtttttcacaagcatattgtgaaccagagacatatgccctagttcatctttctattcaagaagctgttgtgtttgtacagcgtagggttttgtaaccaaggagttttgTGATCTTTATTGTattgatgaactaaagaactttgcaactaacATCTCTCTCAAGTTGGTGAATAAGCTGCGTATGGGGATCCACACATcgaattagttagtcacgtactgggagccatgcattgaaaaggagagattgtcactacaaaacaagtccaattaggtattggggtaaaggttcaactgtaggttggtataaggtactaggattcctttaattgtaaccgcttgttgtgataatagtaaattctcgggagtggtggccttaaaatcactcggtgaggtttttgccgtgtacatttttcccatttgtaaacaaatcaccatgtcaatttattttccgctacattttaacttagttagtatttgtttatgctaccacgcttatcgcatgctaattgaataaattaattaacttggctaattaattggttaattcatcacaaggggtcaatacattcttggcctatcaactttaatatcactcttcatctttcccttcatcttctcttactttgtctcttcttattcacacccttTTACTATACCTTTCTTCCTCCCTtactttttcatctctccactacccTCTACTTTTTTGTCCCTTTTTGTTCACAcccttttactataaatttgtcattcctttttccattctttgcatagttttccctcacagaaaaatgttatctctctctccccctctctctctcaattttttggttgatttttttttcttgcatctttgctttaggtttataaatttttgtactcgttagaactctacttttggtttatgcaatttaattttgtattttaagttgctttttttttctttgattgttgatttattctaatcaattattattttttaaatgatccTAATACATTAATTTAGTACAATAACAACCTTCATATCCAATAATTGTTAactatgttttaattttaatcttcTATCATGAAAGAAATATGGAAAATACTCAAATTGAAGGAATTCCTCTACAATTGAAGGAGGAAATACCGCTTGAAAAAAGATCAcaaaaaatagaaggaaaatcAAGCAAATAATATCTTTGGAATGAGAGTCAGATAATCAAgtactctacttttttttttcaataacattacaccaataatatatttagttttcaacaaacttaacaaaaaaagtaatttctttttcttttatattgtaGGAAATTGTATTCACATGCcttgcaacaacaaaaaatatagaaaCAAACTTTGGATGGTACTATATTGGATGCACAAAGTGCAAAAAAcagttaaatttaaaaatgatttttggtgCAATCAATGCAAATGTAAGTTTGATTTTCCAATTccaatgtaaaatttaaattatcaatttcacTATCATACAATATATGTaaacataaaagtaaatatttttattaaaaaaaaattaaattagatattTATACATGCAGGTACAGAATTCAACTCAATGTTGATGATTGAATAGAGTGtactatatttattttgtttaataagAAAGCTAAAAAAGTACTTCAAACAACAGCAAGAGAACTATCTAACAAATGTGCAACTATAAGACCATACAATTAACATATATGatctttcatttactttgacAAGAATATGctaaattatattcaatattttatCAGGTGAATGCAAATTTCAACTtactaaatgaaaatataaaagctcattggaaaaatatttctgTTTCAACAACAGCTTAACGACTATAACtggaagaaaggaaggaaattCAGATATAGGAATTCATAgtgtcaaaaaaatcaaataaaagttGATGGGTAAATATAGATTGACTccgggtaattgaattaattacccaagttgattaattaggtcaaattacatgcaaatcgttGTGGGCGTGGCAGTTTTCTCCTTAGGAAAAGGGAGTACACCTTGACCAAGTAGATTAGGGAGAAAAgatggagtcgccacctagattaggtctacgAATCATAAATATTGCACCCTTATGTGGAAGGATTAATCTTACTACCAAAGTATGGgttcagagtttaggtatggggatgggGAGGTGTTAGTGTAGGAAAAACATAGTctgtatcgcatacaaaacatatgCAATGGAAAACCAACGGATCTACCTCatttgcaattgataacatgtactatgtaaatttcagaatttaagaacaagagagcGTACCTTggtgcagtgaaattcaaaaccaaagatgcgaagtacttgggaacacttttaatattcactccaattccacttgtacccaagaagtgtggtctctcaatcaatttatacatatttgttcaagggagaataagagagtgacttacactcacatacacaccatttttataccataaaaaattctgtatgtttctctccttatatataactaattatctaattgggctagccttttgggccattataattgggttttagtatatggcttggagtgggaccaaaagggacaaataagacactagcttcaatgggttttgggcctttctgtcaactcttgacaagcct
This genomic stretch from Quercus lobata isolate SW786 chromosome 3, ValleyOak3.0 Primary Assembly, whole genome shotgun sequence harbors:
- the LOC115979689 gene encoding uncharacterized protein LOC115979689; protein product: MVTCNAKIININKKYGWYYVACLICKTKVKQVKGVLWCERCKNEPKFAVPSYRIQVEVQDETGSTTFILFDKGAEKIISKTAKELAEMQEEILKLDENILPKEIQKIIGNKYLFQLHLDEYNLKYGTENYTVSKILDMEISHKQNDSCKVEEHQNILEEIVRKPKKDKYIAGQKIEIGETSVERPELTAPTTTEDGRTGHKRMPLQMLQKRQKGTRQNASKKKKILNSNVYTTLLNVHMFL